A region from the Triticum aestivum cultivar Chinese Spring chromosome 3D, IWGSC CS RefSeq v2.1, whole genome shotgun sequence genome encodes:
- the LOC123078704 gene encoding uncharacterized protein translates to MPRGSSQRCTASGPPASMVSASASEDELALLTGPQLVIHLTKTHRRADFDAVSRILAARDRERATLEANLAAAEAELEAARARLVGVDEVHSNLKAALRELKAQEEKTKALAGAYRRPRDETEEMALVPGDAAPEAVHRDEGRVKEAKEGEGNDDDGDDIIDLCSDGEEGERTAVAGEMEMEGDEDGDDKVPLSQRFKRLRRAEPGELESGKGDGQGQIDSVSILGNDQQKSSFVKMEEQMTRTGKMACMPEASKVAASVQESAVVKSEKFDDEIPRTMLLPSPGLLRKSPLQKGSSKSDYCKAGTGEKEGSFDGVPASGVSQLLKGDAKMNKTPMVESSDKCGSKVIGAEKCSPLLRPSEERMISRVGVPFEPCNGNNKYVQVKREAGSLPSTITSEWDSEGHLCSSVCNHVEIAMQALCALYRQRKLAMGDAREESRARTLAEFLLDGDLQGPMRRTVAELENHDATNPLFLIQVTISCSGQLYDIFRKKEDPYFC, encoded by the exons ATGCCCCGAGGCAGCTCGCAGCGGTGCACCGCCTCCGGGCCGCCGGCCTCGATggtctccgcctccgcctccgaggACGAACTCGCCCTCCTCACCGGCCCGCAGCTCGTGATCCACCTTACCAAGACCCACCGCAGAGCCGACTTCGATGCGGTTTCGCGCATCCTCGCCGCACGGGACCGCGAGAGGGCCACGCTCGAGGCGAATCTGGCGGCTGCGGAGGCCGAACTCGAGGCAGCGAGGGCGCGCTTGGTGGGGGTCGACGAGGTCCACTCCAACCTAAAGGCCGCGCTCAGGGAGCTCAAAGCGCAGGAGGAGAAGACAAAGGCGCTAGCTGGCGCGTACCGCCGGCCGCGGGACGAGACCGAAGAGATGGCGCTCGTGCCCGGTGACGCCGCCCCGGAAGCGGTGCATCGGGACGAGGGGCGTGTCAAGGAGGCGAAGGAAGGGGAGGggaacgacgacgacggcgacgacatTATTGACCTGTGCAGCgacggggaggaaggggagaggacGGCGGTGGCCGGCGAGATGGAAATGGAAGGGGACGAAGATGGGGATGACAAAGTGCCGCTGAGCCAGCGCTTCAAGCGACTACGGCGAGCCGAGCCCGGTGAGTTGGAATCGGGGAAGGGAGATGGACAGGGGCAAATCGATTCTGTCAGTATTCTGGGGAATGATCAGCAGAAATCTTCGTTTGTAAAGATGGAGGAGCAGATGACAAGAACTGGGAAGATGGCCTGTATGCCCGAGGCTTCAAAGGTGGCAGCTTCCGTGCAGGAGAGTGCAGTTGTGAAATCAGAAAAGTTTGATGATGAGATACCCAGGACAATGCTGCTTCCTTCTCCGGGGCTTCTTAGAAAGAGCCCTCTACAGAAGGGTTCTTCCAAGAGTGACTATTGTAAAGCTGGAACTGGCGAAAAAGAAGGCTCATTTGATGGTGTTCCAGCTAGTGGAGTCAGTCAGCTATTGAAGGGGGATGCAAAAATGAACAAGACACCAATGGTTGAATCATCGGACAAATGTGGCAGCAAGGTCATTGGTGCTGAAAAATGTTCGCCTCTATTAAGACCGAGTGAGGAACGGATGATATCGAGGGTTGGAGTTCCATTTGAACCTTGCAATGGCAACAACAAGTATGTCCAGGTAAAAAGGGAGGCGGGCTCGTTGCCTTCAACAATTACCAGTGAGTGGGACTCTGAAGGACATCTGTGTAGTTCAGTTTGCAACCACGTGGAGATAGCTATGCAAGCTCTCTGTGCTCTTTATCGCCAAAGGAAGTTAGCAATGGGGGATGCAAGAGAGGAATCCAG GGCACGTACTTTGGCGGAATTTCTTTTGGATGGTGATCTGCAGGGACCAATGAGAAGAACTGTTGCGGAACTAGAGAATCATGATGCGACAAACCCACTTTTTCTTATCCAAGTAACAATCAGTTGCTCTGGGCAGTTGTACGATATTTTCAGGAAGAAAGAAGATCCATACTTCTGTTGA
- the LOC123074594 gene encoding arabinogalactan protein 16, giving the protein MASISRASSLVAMAIVVVLASVANAQGPAPAPTASDGTSVDQGIAYVLMFVALALTYLIHPLDAASAYRLL; this is encoded by the exons ATGGCGTCAATCTCCAGAGCGTCGTCCCTTGtcgccatggccatcgtcgtcgtGCTCGCCTCCGTGGCCAACGCCCAGGGCCCTGCCCCGGCACCCACCGCCAGCGATG GAACGAGCGTGGACCAAGGGATCGCGTACGTGCTCATGTTCGTGGCGCTCGCCCTCACCTACCTCATCCACCCGCTGGACGCCGCCTCCGCCTACAGGCTCCTCTGA